CAGGCACGCCGGTCTAGGGAGAGGTACCACTTCCGTTGGTGGATGCTGCCGATGGAGTTATGCGCTCCCGGGTAGGCGTTCGAGCGGCGGACATGTTCGTCTTCGAGCTCGCggacctcgcgctcgagcgcgGAGACATGGGCGGCTGGGTCGGCCTCCTCTCCTGGGGGCACCACGtgcgcatcatcgtcgctgccgccgtcatcgtcatcgccctcagagtcgctcgtctcgggctgctgctgctgctgtttcGACTTCTGAGCGCGCCGTGGCGTCCCTTCTTCACCCGTCCTCCCGCGTCGCCTGCGATTGCTAGGCGTGCGCAGGCTCTTGGCCCGGCCGAAGGCGTCCTCCGACTTCGTGAGGCGCAGGTTCACGACGTACGGGTCGGGGAGCTTGCTGCCGTGCAGCCGCAAACGAATCTTGCGGCTGCGGaacgcctcctcgaggaggaccTGTGGGcgcgtggcgggcggcgcgccgggcgaggagggagaggaacGATGTGATGGGGAGGCGTCCTGCTGCGAGGAGGGGTCCTCGCGCGGGGCGTGCTTGCTGCGCCGCGGAAGGACGGAGTATGTCCCGGTGTCCCATATGAGGAGGCTGCCGGTATGCGGCGAGGCTGTCTCTATGAGGTGGTTCTGCATGAAGGCCCAGTTCAGCATCACTACAACCAAGTACGGAGTAATCCAGGCATATCGGGGACGCGACGGCCGGGAGAGAGAAAACACTCACCCATAGCGAGTGGACGCGCGTCTCAGTCGCATTGCGATTCAGCCTCTTGCTGTTCGGGTCACCGGGCAAGCCGTACATGATGGCCCAGCTTGCGCTACTGGAGCCGTTGATCTGCAGGCGGAGGTCGTAGTGCGTGCCCGCGACGGGGTGGTCATGCTGGTGGATGACGAAATGCGCGCCGTGGGGGCTGCCTTCGTTGGCCGCGTAcagggaggcgagggcggagaCGGACAGGAGCGGGCGCGAGACAGGCGGCGACAGGACGTGCGAGGAGAGGACCGCGGTGAAGTGGGCGAggtggtcggcgacggtggcagcGCCGGACTCGATGGCAGCGGtggatggtggcggcggcggcggcggcggtgatgttgcTACTACGGCTGCCGCTTTATTGCCAGGCTGCGACTCGTCTTTGGTTGTGAGGagctgctgttgcggctCGGGAGCTTGCTCGTCATGGTCCTGGATGGCGAGTGTCCACGCGAGGTTGCGCTTCTTGACGAGCGGGTTGGGGATGAGGCCTCgtgggctggccggccgcttATTGTTCTCATTGGGATGCCGCTGGGATGTCATCGTGTTACGTCGTGTATACGCGCGACGCGGCAGGGCCGGACAGTGGATGCGACATTGTCAGAGGCTCGGTCAGTGGCGTGTGCCGCGTTGGGCACAAAGCTGCGCGCGTGGCTCTTTTATGGGTGGTGATATAACTCGAAATGAGCGAATGCTGCTCGTGGtggtagcagtagtagtaggtgTCGGATCTCCAGTGTTACTAAGTTCCAGTAGGCAGTGCGAGCACTCTGTGTGGGTTCCAAGTGGTTCACAATCGTACTAATGTACTTCGCACAGTATCTATCAGTACTTATACCTGCGCAACCTCACAATGGCGTGCCCCTCGGTACTCCGTACCTACGTGGCCGGTCGGCGCCCATTCCGACCAAGAACAGACAAGATGCGACGCTTCTCAAGACGCACAAACGCCTATCTGTACCGTGTTGGTTTGAGAGGGAAAAGAGCTCTGGATGCGGCCCGAGTCCTGGTGGTGCTCGAGGTGCATGCGCAGCAAGTgcctaggtactaaggtagtaTCTTAGTGCTCAAGTTGAGTATTAAAAAGAGCTACGAATTGCTGCAGATTCAACGGATTCAGCGCCGAGGCAAGAACGGTCAAGCGCGCCTGCAGCCCATCCAGTTCAAGCGCGCAGAGGCGGTTTTATTCCCCAGAAAAGTGCCGAGGCACATGCTGCAGCCGAACCAGCGCGGGCCCCACAATCTCCCCAAagcgccccccctcccatcgTCGGTCGCTCCTCCCAAACCGTCCGTCTCCGCCCGTgccttcctcgcctcgccctccacgcctgcgcccgcgcccgcgcccgctgTCACTGCTGCTCCTTTCATCAGGCCGCATCCTCTTTCCAACCTGCGCCACCGTCTGCATTTctctcatcatcatcccctCCCGACCCATCACCGTCTTCCGAATCGCACGTCTGTCAGGCGACctcagacgccgccgcgttgcTTTGACCGCCAGTCAACCCCGAGCACTGCGCAGCGGCTGTCCTTAGGCCCGCTCcccgccgtcccgtccgtctcgcccatCGGCGCACCGCGAAAAACTAACGCCGTCGGACCGACgtcaccctcctccgccaaCCACAGCGCAATCGGTCATCAGAAGCAACCCAACGACGACTCAACCAAAGCGTCGCGACGCTTGCTATACGGGGCGACAAACTCTGGGCAGACCCTTTCTGAGGGCCAGGGCCTTCGCATCCTAGCATCTCGCGGGCCGAGTAGCCCCTCGCGCCCGACGACAATGGCATCGCCCCCCAAGCCTTGGGAGCGGcccggcgtcgcctcggTGCCCTCCGGTTCGTGCTACCCACCATTTCAACCTTTGCCACTGCTATCTATGGTCCACTGTGTGCTAACTGACCGCCAACAGCTTCCATTACCGCCACGCCTAATCCTCCAGCCACAGCAACGACCGCAAGCACCGGCGCAACGACATTGCCCGGCTCATCCacagcagcgcctccagTTCCCGATCGCCCTTACTCGCTCACCTCCACCGTGAACCAAAACGCTGCCGCGTACAGCCGCATGGGTGTCGGCGCCTCTCCGTACAGTGGCTACGGCGGTGCCTACTCCTCCCCTTACTCGAGCCCATATTCTCGCTTCGGTGGCATTGGCGGCTATGCTGGCGGCATGTACGGCGGCTACGGGGGATATggaggcggcatgggcggcggcatgtaCGGCAACATGTACGGTGGCATGCCCGGCATGCCTGGCAGCGACCCCAACAGCTTGACCAACAGCTTCAGCAATAGCACCGCGGCCACATTTCAGATgctcgagggcatcgtgACGGCCTTTGGTGGCTTCGCCCAGATGCTTGAGAGCACATACATGGCCACGCACTCGAGCTTCTTTGGTAGGTCATCACCCAGGCAGCCCTCGAATCAGAGATGCAAGTGCTGACGGGTGTTTTATGACAGCCATGGTCTCCGTAGCTGAGCAGTTTGGCAACCTGCGCGACACGCTTGGCTCCATCCTCGGCATCTTCACGCTCATCCGCTGGATACGCACGCTGATCGCAAAAATCactggccgcccgccaccggcaGATGCGACAGCCCTCacccccgccgcctttgcccgGTTTGAAGGTCGCCCCGGCCCCGACGGCTCACCGAGACCCGCCAAGGCTAGCCGCAAGCCGCTCTTATTCTTCCTCGCAGCGGCTTTTGGCCTTCCGTATCTCATGTCCAAGATGATTCGTACTCTTTCGGCTTCGCAtgaagaagaggagaagcgtttgcagcagcaggctctGCAGTCCCAGCAACCAGTTGACCCCTCCAAGCTTGAGTTCTGCCGCCTGCTGTATGACTTCCTCCCAcagcccaccaccaacgccagcatggagctcgaggcgcgcaagGGAGACCTGGTTGCCGTTCTGAGCAAGAATGACCCGGCCGGGCAGCCCAGCGAATGGTGGCAATGTCGTTCGCGtgacggccgccaaggctACCTCCCTGCCACGTACCTGGAGGTTCTGAAGCGACCCGGGCAGGAGGTTAAGCAGATCAAAGCGGcaggggacgacggcggaaTCAGCTCGATGACAAGCGCGGTAGCAAAGCCTGAAGATGGCAAAAGGGAGTACGCAACGGCAGACGGCATGCAAAGAAGCCACTTTTACTCTTAAAGAGTTGTATAATTTCTACGGGTTCTATGGTAATCTAAGGGTCAGAACAAATTTCGAGAGGCGATGGCACGGACCGGGTTTGGGGCGGTGAGGTGGTCCCGAAGAGCTTGTTGCATACAACCGCCTGATGATGCACGAGCGTTTCATGTACATGTATACCAAGTCAATGGCGATACCTCATAGCCGTCCACGCAAGCAGTTTTGTACAGTCTCAGTGCACGGGGCCCACCAAGGCTTACGAGGCTCTTTGGCAATTACGAGGCGTCGAAATAAGAGTACCTGCGCGAGAAAAGAGGAAGGCCCTTTCTCCTGCCACACATTGATATTCAAGAGAATCTCAGCCCCAGAAATGATTGGGTCATTAAATTGACCTTGACAGACTCGGAGTCACTGCGACAAGACCAAGATGAGGATCCGATACGCTACTGTGCTCCTGCCTATTCTCGGGACCactgctgcccctccaccaGACTACATTATCATCCATCCGGTACGTTAGCCAACAAGCAAGAACAATTTGTAGAGACGATTCTAATACTCATTGCGATGACGATGTAGACGCACGCTTACTGGAGCTTTGGGGTAAAGTGACAGCCCCCGAACCTCTCTTGGCcccttcttgttgttgttgttgttgttgttgttgttgtttctTCGCTGGAGTTTCTACCTCCCCCGCCGACGAGAGCAACAACGACGGGAGTggcctggtggtggtggtcaagGTAGAAGCCAATGGATCTAACGATTTATCAGGGTTGCAATGAGGCCAACAACCTGTGCACGATGAAAGTCAAGCACGGCGTTGACGAGTGCGGCATCGAGTGGCAAGACGGCAAGCCCGTGACGATGTTCAGCGCGGAACAGGCATTACACAGTAACCCTGCCTCTTGGGGCGACGCATATGTCAAAACATGGTGTTGCTACGATTGGAGAAGTGTCGCTTGCACAATAGGTAGGGTAAGTGATGTTGAAGATGATGAACCCATCTCCCCCTCCCAGATAGCCTTAGCATGAAGGGTTGACGCATTGGTGTGACGGGTGGTGACACAGTGCAAGCAAGACTGGTTCGATACGCCCGACTCAGCATGCGTGTCCGACATGTTTACCGGCGACGTGTACTGCGGTCGCTATACATTCAAACATGCATTCGATGCGAATCGAGAGAGTGGATGATGAGTGGGATGAACCTGGCTCCACCGCGGGTATGGGCAGACCGTAGGAGAGtgttgggttgggttgggttgggggGCACTTTTGCGGGCGACTTCTTCTTGATTTCCTGTTTTGCTCTTCAGTGATTTCTttgtgtggtggtgattgTGCTTTTTGGATTTACCGCCGCGTAGAAGAAATGCGAATACAACACATAAACCGTTgcgtcacggccgcggcctAAAACGCTTAGGgcttctttctttccttcttccttcttccttcttccTTACTTCTTTTCCTCCCATGCACGGGGGATGCATACTGCCCATGGCTCATGGAGGAATACGTCTGTGCCCGAGAGTGACATTGCAgccttttttcttttcttttcttttctaTTTATTATTTTGATTCCCTCATGTGGAGCTGTTTGCGTCCTTGTCTGTGTCGCCgcgaaggaggaggaggcataGGGGCCATCTGATATATCTGTGCGGCATCACGAAACGACTGCGGCGCACAGCCAGCCCCCGCGGGTTctacgtatgtatgtgtggACAGACTCACGAGCGCAGCACAGGTCGACAACGTGAGACAAGTCcagtgacgatgatgaaATACAcaaagagagaaaaaaggCCTACGGGGGCCATGGCGTCATCTCGCAGCGCCGGGCGTTGACGACATCGAAGCAGACGTGGATTGGGGACAGAGACCCAAGCGCCTGGTTCATGCACGGGCTGAGAGAGTTAGAGACATCTGAGCGGTTGCCGCGAGGTATGTACACAAGAAAGGGAGCAAATCTTCGTCCATACGTACTATAAGGCATCGTGATTGAGAATCTCCAACTTTCTCATTCCTGGCAACCTTCACGTCACAGGGGCCAGCGACATGGGCTAGCTGGGTAGCCATAGTTTAGGTTCGGGAACAAAGGCAAACGGGGCATCGAATCTTGCCTACCATTCACCTCGTATTCTTCTACGGAATACACTCGCAGTCCTCCCAGAATTGGCTGGCAAAGAAGAGCAGCCATGCCTCCCTGGCAGCCATTCCTTCTTATGCTTCCTAACGACGTGGATCCCCCTCCAACGCAACATGCCCCTCGCTTACGTGTGTGCGTGCAAAGTGAAACCTCGAACATCGCGTAGTGCTGTGAAAAAAGTCACCTGCACCGTCAGCGCAGACAAATCAGCCCTCGGCTTCATACGAGTTGGACTTGTGCTTGGGCTGGAAGCGGAAGCCGGGGTGCACGGGGCCGAGGAACATTTCCCTATGTTCATGTCAGCATTCTTATGGCACGGCACGCctgggggggcggggggggctGATGAGAAAAGAGCGCCGGGCACGTACGTGATCTTGATCCAGTCCTTGTAGTTGTCAGACGCCATCAGcgtctccagctcgtcgcggcccctGTACGCCGGCGGCCGATCGTTCAGGCTCGGCGGCAGGTACTCGAGCAAGCCGATGGGCACGTAGCGATGAGTGAAGCTCAGCCACTCGAGCAGGAAGCGGCGCGTGAAACCGATGCCCAGCTCGTCGGAGCCCCATGCCTCCAGGCCATATCGGACAAACTTTTCAATATACGTGAGGCGCTCGCTCGATGACTTGTCCAGGTACTGGCCCTTTTCAATCTCCTCGAAGACCCAAGGCTTGATGAGGGCACCGCGGCCAATCATGACGCTGTCGACGCGCGCCTTAGAAACGTGCTCCTGGTAGTCAAAGTGGGAGTAGcagtcgccgttgccgaggaAGTACATGCGCCCGTCCTTGGAGTTGGGGAGCGTGCTagcgtcgggctcggcggccgtgtcggtGAGGGCGTCCTTCTGCTCGTTGTAAGACTTGACCAGGGCCGCGCACTCGCCAATGTAGCCCCAGTCGGCCTTCTTGGTGTAGCGTTgctcgcggctgcggccgtggagcgtcacggcggcgcaacCGGGAGCGCCCAAGCGTTCTCGGTGCTCCCGGGCGCCAAACGCGAGGCGTCCGAGCAGCTGCGTTGCCACAGGGCGGTTGCCCTTCACGCCCGTCCGTATCTTGGCTGTGATGGGGATCTCGCCCGACATCACGTTCATGCCGCGCAGCATGCGCTCCAACTTGCCCGGCGACTCGAGGAGGGCCGAGCCGCCACCAGACTTGAACACCATATCGATGGGGCAGCCGCAGTTGAGATCGATGAGTCTTAGGTGAGGGCAGTAGCGGTTGAGCACATCGGCGACCTTGGTGACGATCCACGGCTGGTTACCAGAGATTTGGGCGCCGAACCTGAGGTCTTTCGAGTGGTCATACTCGTCGAAGACAAACGATTTGCCCGGTGTGATCTTGGGCGGCGATATCTCCGACTGATGCGCCTTCAGCAGGGTCCAGTCGGACTTGGAGCCCTGCAGCAGGGGCATGCCCATAGCCATCTCCGAGTACGTTAACTGACAGCCGAGCTCGACACAGAGTCTTCGAAACGGGAGGTTGCCTTGAGTCGTGAGTGGCGCCAACGTAGGTGTCTCGGGGCCAAAGTACAGGCGCCGCTTCTCAGAGGGCATGAAGGGCGGGTCGACAAAGCGCGCGCGAAggtcctcgatgccctcgtcaCCCTGCTCCTTGCGGCGATGGTGAAACTCATTGTTGGTAGCGGACTCCTTGTTCATCCACTTGATATACTCGTCCGCCTTGGTGAAGTCGACGCGCTTGCGGCTGAGGTTGATCTTGTCGGTCAGCGCAACGGAGTTGACAATGCCGGCACGACGCTCATCGTGATCGGCCAAGCCATTGTCGTTCTTGTTTTCGTCCCCCTTTTCCTCACCGTCTTTTGCCTCTTTCTCAGCCGACTTGTTGACCAGGACCAGCTCCTTGCGTCCGTCTTCGCGTTCGACCTCTTCCATGTGACTCTTGACGAATCGACATTTCCAGCCCGACGGACACCACCCGTACTGTTCGAAGACGGGGCATTTCCCCTCAAACGTCTCAACATCCTCGCGTCGGCCCTCAGCGAGATACTTGCGCACGTCGTGGCACATCTTGCAGCGATCGCCAAACTTGCACTCACGAGGTGAGAACTCGTCGGTAAACGCCCGGCTGTTGCAAAGGGGCAGAGCGTCTTCGAACTTGCCGAACGTGCGCTCAATATTTTGGCCGCCCTTTTTCTCCTTCTTGCCCCTGCCACCCGAGTCTCTGTCGTCTCttcgctgctggccgtcacGGTTAGCATCCCTGCCCTCagctgcatcgtcatccacGGCATCAGAACCATTCTTGGCTCCCGAGACATCAATGAGAAATCTGAGTAGTAGCGTCAGCAACAAATTGTATTCTTAGAGTAGGAATCAGCCTCACTCCTTCTTAATAGGCGCCAGCCCATTTCGGCGGTCTCTGCCGTTGTTTGCATGGTTGTCTGGGCGTGCTTCGGTCTCTTTGGCAGGGGCATCGTGCAGACCCTCTCCGGGAACCTGAGGCTCTGCGAACTCGACATTCCCGGATTCGTTCGAGGCGTCCATCTTAAGCCGCTTCGCTGCTCTCTCCTCGGGGATGTCGTCCGAGACgggggccacggccatgTTGCTCGCATCCTGCGCCAGCTCGGCTCGCTCTGGGTTTGGTGCCTCGCTCATCTTGCGTCAGGGAGACGGCTGCTGTAAGGGAGCAATTCTAGTAGCTCAAGTACGGTGTTGCCTTGACAATGAGATCGTCTTTGCGATGGCTCTGGCTTTTAaccggcggccttgagccaGCCCAGTTGGTGCGACGGTGAAAGAGAACGTGAGAAACCTGAGAGCCTCTACTATCGGAAGCGGAGACAATAGAGCGTACGGAATAGTCGTTGATCTCTTCGGAACCCCTGTATAAACACAATTGCGTCCTGTGAGCCTATACGGCGGGTGTTGTTGTAGAAGATGAGAGGCGGCGCTGAAATTTTTCGAGGTTCTGAACTGGGACTAAAAACGAGGGCCGTCACTACAGTTGGTGGCAGCTGTAAAGCAGACGCTGCAGAGGGACACAGCGATATGCCACACGTGACCGCGTTGCTTCCAGCGAACCCGGCCACAACCCTTTCAATTTCATATTGAATTCTTCTGTAATTGATCGTGTTTATTTATCCGAGAAACAAGACACGTTGCGCACCTGATCCAAGGTAGGGCAGTTGTTCAACGTGGGCAGTGTGGTACCCTTTTGTTGCATGCTTCTCGTTCGAGCTGCAATTTACAGTATAGAAGCCGAATGTTTTTCAACAAGGAGCACTTGATGCGGTGGAATACTCTCCCCAGAGAGTATCTATACCTGAGACTCTTCAAACTACTTTCTCACATTCCTCCAACCATGACCCTCCACCACGGGAGCGCAATTCAGACCCTATGGATTCTGCTTCTGCAGGGTAAGCCGCTCTCTCGCCTGGGGTCTTGAAGgagagggcaggcaggtgggGCCCGCGCGACATCATTCATCGGCGCCCTTGAAACACCAAGGCATAGCTCTCTTCCCCTCCCAGCCACGCCCCTCTCCGGCGACTCGCACTCTCCGGGCGCGCCAATTCATCTCGCCCCGAGCTCTGCGCCCGCAACCTgcggccatgccgccgcgcccgtgaGACCATGGCGGACAAGTCGGCCAAGGTGCCGCGCAAGACTTCGGTATCGACGACTGCGACGGTCGTcacctcttcttcctccacccaccaccacaacaacaaccacaaGGTCAAGACGGTGCGGTCGCAAAAGATCCTCCCGAGCCCACCCGCCAAGGAAAACAGGCCGAATCGCCTCGAGGACTCTAACGCGTCcgaagatgatgacggcgacgacgacgacgacgacgacgatgatgatgaagacgaggacgaggacgagcagcccgcgccgctgccgcggagCCACACACCCGGCCACCTTGCTAGCAAGAGCGTAAACGACCGCCGGCGCAAACCTTCGGACGTGGCCATACGCCAGCGCTCCCAGTCGGCCTCACACGTCCCGCCCCCGCGGCCgtccaccgccggcggccaggcgacCCGACCCTCGACGCAACAGCAGGCccagaagcagcaggccTCTGCCGACGGCCAAAAGGACGACCAGGACAAGAAGACCTCGAGCGCGACCAACAAaacggccgcgtcggcgccaaACCGCGGCACCTTGTCTGCATCCGTGACATCACggcagaagacgacggcggcggtgacagGCGCCAAAatcacccgcccgccgcggggacaGCACATCCCCTATCCCGCGTTACCCGGCCCCGACGATGGGCCCGAGGtcgagccggcgccgccgtcgggcatGTACTGGTCCAAGGCGTTCGTATCCGGCGCGCCACACTCCAACATGCGGGCGCACACGACGACCATCATCGGCTCCAACGTGTACGTGTTTGGGGGCTGCGACTCGCGCGCCTGCTTCAACAGCCTGTACATCCTTGACGCCGACTCGTTCTACTGGTCTGTCCCGCACATGGTCGGCGAGATCCCCGTGCCGCTGCGCGCCATGACGTGTACGGCAGtcggcaagaagctcgtcgtcttcggcggcggcgacggccccgcCTACTACAACGACGTCTACGTCCTTGACACGGTCAACTTTCGGTGGACCAAGCcccgcatcgtcggcgacagAGTGCCCTCGAAGCGACGCGCCCACACGGCCTGTCTGTACAAGAACGGCATATATGTctttggcggtggcgacggcgtccgAGCCCTCAACGACATATGGCGCCTCGATGTCAGTGACTCGACCAAGATGTCGTGGAAGCTCATCTCTGGGCCTGAAAAGACCGCGTCGGGAATCAAGGACGTCCGCCCCAGAGCGCGCGGGTATCACA
This region of Purpureocillium takamizusanense chromosome 9, complete sequence genomic DNA includes:
- the PEX13 gene encoding Peroxisomal membrane protein PAS20 (COG:U~EggNog:ENOG503NVUD~TransMembrane:1 (i258-276o)), coding for MASPPKPWERPGVASVPSASITATPNPPATATTASTGATTLPGSSTAAPPVPDRPYSLTSTVNQNAAAYSRMGVGASPYSGYGGAYSSPYSSPYSRFGGIGGYAGGMYGGYGGYGGGMGGGMYGNMYGGMPGMPGSDPNSLTNSFSNSTAATFQMLEGIVTAFGGFAQMLESTYMATHSSFFAMVSVAEQFGNLRDTLGSILGIFTLIRWIRTLIAKITGRPPPADATALTPAAFARFEGRPGPDGSPRPAKASRKPLLFFLAAAFGLPYLMSKMIRTLSASHEEEEKRLQQQALQSQQPVDPSKLEFCRLLYDFLPQPTTNASMELEARKGDLVAVLSKNDPAGQPSEWWQCRSRDGRQGYLPATYLEVLKRPGQEVKQIKAAGDDGGISSMTSAVAKPEDGKREYATADGMQRSHFYS
- a CDS encoding uncharacterized protein (COG:S~EggNog:ENOG503NZBU) — its product is MADKSAKVPRKTSVSTTATVVTSSSSTHHHNNNHKVKTVRSQKILPSPPAKENRPNRLEDSNASEDDDGDDDDDDDDDDEDEDEDEQPAPLPRSHTPGHLASKSVNDRRRKPSDVAIRQRSQSASHVPPPRPSTAGGQATRPSTQQQAQKQQASADGQKDDQDKKTSSATNKTAASAPNRGTLSASVTSRQKTTAAVTGAKITRPPRGQHIPYPALPGPDDGPEVEPAPPSGMYWSKAFVSGAPHSNMRAHTTTIIGSNVYVFGGCDSRACFNSLYILDADSFYWSVPHMVGEIPVPLRAMTCTAVGKKLVVFGGGDGPAYYNDVYVLDTVNFRWTKPRIVGDRVPSKRRAHTACLYKNGIYVFGGGDGVRALNDIWRLDVSDSTKMSWKLISGPEKTASGIKDVRPRARGYHTANMVGSKLIIFGGSDGGECFDDVWVYDVERHVWKLVNVPVTYRRLSHTATLVGSYLFVIGGHDGTEYCNDVLLLNLVTMTWDRRRVYGKPPSGRGYHGAILHDSRLLVIGGFDGSEVFGDVTILELAVHAYYSQISHFTIEV
- a CDS encoding uncharacterized protein (COG:S~EggNog:ENOG503NU91), translating into MTSQRHPNENNKRPASPRGLIPNPLVKKRNLAWTLAIQDHDEQAPEPQQQLLTTKDESQPGNKAAAVVATSPPPPPPPPSTAAIESGAATVADHLAHFTAVLSSHVLSPPVSRPLLSVSALASLYAANEGSPHGAHFVIHQHDHPVAGTHYDLRLQINGSSSASWAIMYGLPGDPNSKRLNRNATETRVHSLWNHLIETASPHTGSLLIWDTGTYSVLPRRSKHAPREDPSSQQDASPSHRSSPSSPGAPPATRPQVLLEEAFRSRKIRLRLHGSKLPDPYVVNLRLTKSEDAFGRAKSLRTPSNRRRRGRTGEEGTPRRAQKSKQQQQQPETSDSEGDDDDGGSDDDAHVVPPGEEADPAAHVSALEREVRELEDEHVRRSNAYPGAHNSIGSIHQRKWYLSLDRRACGFVEWRRGRGATIWEQQDEAGRGGTEGTETGEGGQERVVAAGGPPPARLTFPFYVRGADYERSVVTGRRGQDILKDEGVTSFVPRKGWAPVLN
- the DUS3 gene encoding tRNA-dihydrouridine(47) synthase (NAD(P)(+)) (COG:J~EggNog:ENOG503NUGC~BUSCO:EOG09261ZPW); the protein is MSEAPNPERAELAQDASNMAVAPVSDDIPEERAAKRLKMDASNESGNVEFAEPQVPGEGLHDAPAKETEARPDNHANNGRDRRNGLAPIKKEFLIDVSGAKNGSDAVDDDAAEGRDANRDGQQRRDDRDSGGRGKKEKKGGQNIERTFGKFEDALPLCNSRAFTDEFSPRECKFGDRCKMCHDVRKYLAEGRREDVETFEGKCPVFEQYGWCPSGWKCRFVKSHMEEVEREDGRKELVLVNKSAEKEAKDGEEKGDENKNDNGLADHDERRAGIVNSVALTDKINLSRKRVDFTKADEYIKWMNKESATNNEFHHRRKEQGDEGIEDLRARFVDPPFMPSEKRRLYFGPETPTLAPLTTQGNLPFRRLCVELGCQLTYSEMAMGMPLLQGSKSDWTLLKAHQSEISPPKITPGKSFVFDEYDHSKDLRFGAQISGNQPWIVTKVADVLNRYCPHLRLIDLNCGCPIDMVFKSGGGSALLESPGKLERMLRGMNVMSGEIPITAKIRTGVKGNRPVATQLLGRLAFGAREHRERLGAPGCAAVTLHGRSREQRYTKKADWGYIGECAALVKSYNEQKDALTDTAAEPDASTLPNSKDGRMYFLGNGDCYSHFDYQEHVSKARVDSVMIGRGALIKPWVFEEIEKGQYLDKSSSERLTYIEKFVRYGLEAWGSDELGIGFTRRFLLEWLSFTHRYVPIGLLEYLPPSLNDRPPAYRGRDELETLMASDNYKDWIKITEMFLGPVHPGFRFQPKHKSNSYEAEG